Within the Leishmania donovani BPK282A1 complete genome, chromosome 13 genome, the region GGTGGTAGGACTTCTTCTGCGGGGAGCTGCTGGTGACGGGGCGCGAGCCGAAGCTGCGGTTGGACCGAAGAGTGTTGTCGGAGCTATCGTCTCCGTGTCGATGAAAGCTGTTGACCATCTTCTGGTTTGGCGTTCCGGGCTCGCGAGTGCGTGTCTGgctggaggagcgcgagCTCGTGATCACACGCTCCTTCGCGCGACGTTGCGCGAAGGAGCCGGAGATGCCGACGGTTTCGACGTGCTCCGTAGGCATCTGCCCCATCATAatctcctccgctgcgctGTGGCTGGACTTGTCCTTCTTGAGCTCCTTGACACGGTCGGCGTAGCGCAGCGTGTTGAGTGTGTgctcgcagctgccgctggcggggCTGATGTTGCCGATCATCACCGTGCGGCTGTTGCCCATGAAGCAGTCACGAAGCACCGCCGTCAGCTTAGACCCGCGAAACGGAATGTGGCGGTGATTCTGGTCTAGCGCGCGGATGCACTCCTTGAGGGCAAATAGAGACTTATTGATCTCCGCCCCCTCCAGCCGCGTGGTGCGGTCGCTATCCAGCGTGTCAGCGCCGCGCTCAGAGCCGGCAAGATCGATGAAAGTGAAGCGGCCGAAGAAGCGGTTCTTCTCATTCACAATGGTGATGTGCAGAATGGCGTGCGAGCGCGAGGAGTCGGCATTCATGCCAGTGGATCCCGCCGCACGGATGGTGTTGCCATAGTCGATGATCTCCATGAGGTGGTCGGTGCTGTCGACGCGGTGCTCGGTCAGGCCGCAGACGTTAATGACGCCGCGGCTATCCTCCCTACACGCCAACCGCTCGCGCTCGTTCAGCAAGTCGTACAGCTTGCCGCCGTAGATCTCGAAGAAAGAGACGTTGATGCCCATGCCGCGACTCAGCCGCGACCAGAGGTCCTTGGCCGCCATCAGGTACAAGCCCTCCTGCTTGTCCTTACCTAGCATGGTGTATGTCTTACCGCTACCCGTCTGACCGTAAGCAAAGCACGTCGCGCACCCGCCCTCGAACACCGTCTCGATCAACGGCTTGCAGGCTTCCTCATATACGTCCCGGTTGGTCTTCCGGTCATCCATAACCTTGTCGTAGGTGAAGCGGTGCTTTTCGATGTAGCGGGTGAGATCTACCTTTTGGCGTGGCTCCAGCAGCGTAATGATGTGGTTGTTGTCCGGGTCCGTGGCGAGAATGTCGTAGAGGCCGTCGGCTTGCTCGCTAGCATTCAGGGGGCGCTTGCGAATGACCACGGTGATTCGGCTGGCACGACGCCGCTGAGCATTACCGCCTTCACCGGTTGCGCGCCGGCCGAATGGTGAGGGGGAAGACGCTCCAACGCGGCTCACCGGGCGTGAAACCGGCtttgccggcgcagcggcagggcggACGGCGTTTTCGCCGTCGTCTGTGTTGGGgtcacggcgctgcgccgacatcggccgcggctgctcggCCACCCTTTCCCGCTCGCGTCGCTGCATCGCTTCCGTCGGGGTCGCACGGCGCAACGGCGTAGGGATGCGGGCGGGCAACGCGGGGGCCTGAATGGCGGCCTGCACGCGCGACGCCGGCTCCGTCGCCGGGGGCGGCGACTTGGGGCCCGTCGACGCcaccggtgctgcaggtgtcatgccgccgccgctgccgttcgcCCGATCACGCTTCAGAAACTGGATGAGCTCGAAGAGCTTCCGACGGTCCGTCATGACGATAACGCCAACGGAGTGATAGTCCTGCATGGTGAGCTGCTTTAGCTGCTGGACAGAggtgacgccgccgtcgacgaaGCCCTGCACCGTGTGCTCCAGCCCGCCCTGAAcaagcagctgcttcagctgcgACTCCATCCTTGACGTGAGAGCTGCTCAAGCCCTTGTTTCAAGGTTCAAAGGTAAAAACAAAATGAAATTCACCGGTAGAGGACAGCTGTGGGTACGTTGAGCGCCGGCCCTCTGCAACCTATATGCACACGGCGTTATGCAGAGCCACAGCGATGCAACTCGTCAAGGTGCTCTCAGACGCCTGCCGGACAGAGTCTTCGAGGAGAGGTTGAAAAATACAAGAGAAATGAGACGATGTATCCACCAGCGTGGAAATACGCGCGCGAGAGCGCGATGGCAACGCTCAGGGGAGAAGACGATGAGTATCAGTCAGTgaatgcgtgtgtgtatacaATCCGAAGAAAGAGAAATCAGAAACGGGTTTCGCGCGTTCGGGTGTGCGAGCGGTACGGCCATGCGTGGCGccctgtgtatgtgtgtgcctgtgtcgTCGCAAAGTTCCACAGCCCGTAGGGGTTCAGTCCACGAAAGAGagttgcgtgcgtgtggcagagcgcgagctgcggagaggagggtgcgACGATCCATAGGCGCACGCGGAGAGAAGGACAGCATCAcacaaaaggaaagaaggggaggggagagatgGTGCACGTTAGAGGCGGAgtgggaggaaggggggggggcagggcAGCACATGGACAACGTGCGAATCATTCACGGTATTGCGGTGTCTGCCGCAATACCGTGAtagacacacgtgcacgtacAACAAGGcagagagcagcaccgctgcacagGGCTGTTCGAATGTGGTAACTGACATGGGCAGAAGAGACGTTTTAAGGCAAACTCGTCTCCTGATCACCCGCACGAGGGCTCGTGCAGAGTCTTAGCTGAAAGGATGCGAAGGGTTCGGGCACCAGCGGGCTTGTTCTTCAAAGAAGTGTGCACACTTTCtcactcctcctccctcttgcccctctctctggcATGAAAGtatgcacgcatacacacatacatataccGGGAGAGATGTGGAGGGGGAGCacaggagaggaaggagtCGAAGATGTCAGGGAGAGGGTGGTCTTCGCGCAGTCACCCTCTCGTGTAATGTTCATCAACTTAGCCTCGTTTTTCTCGCCTGCACAGAGCGTTCTCGTGCTTTagcagctgcgcatgtgcgtgtgtggggggacTCTCTGGGTGCGCGCCTTTCCATGCGTGGCCTCTTTTTTCGCACGTgttcccccctctttccatCTTTTCAACCAtcacaagagagagaaaagggggtcTAGCATTCATGTTTGTGCGCgcacgagcggcggcgcgtcagtgagcagaagcggcggtccagggtgcgtgcgtttgtGGATTCGGAGGGATggaagagaggcaggggACGGTctataaatatatatatatatatatatatgtgtgtgtgtgtgtgcatagTCGCGAAGCCGTAAACCAAGAGAGACAAGGCACCGCTTCTCCCACCACCTCTGCTTCCACCCGAAACGGGGATACTGTTCGAAAGAAGAAACACAAGATGCAGGCACGTCTCTCCTTGCACCTTTGCGGACAAAACTCACgaaggacacacacacacgtgcacatgtACACATATGTACAAACTCATCAGCCTTCACGGGGACGGGAGAGAAGAGCTGGCACACAGGCTGATTGGAGAGGGGGATGGCGAGAAGTACCTTCAGAGAGAcgatgggggggggggaaaTAGAAAAAAAACGTTAAGGAAGAAGATCAGGGAGAACGGCGCGCGACGCGTGCAGAGATGTTCGAAAGAAGGTAAGTGAGCGAAAAAGCTTAGAGGAGAGAGTCTTGCGTCATTTACCAAAGTTGCGCATCATCTCCTCTATTCCTGCTCGCAGGTCCCTACCAAGAGCCCGTacgtgcgcacgctctcAATCTTACACATAATCCGTCACAGAAACATGAGCGCGTGAGAAGGGAGCGGACACCCCCACAGTAACGTGTGCGGCTCAGAGGCCAACAGGCTTGCGTTGTTTGCCGTTGAACTGCCTCGTGTAGACCATCGTCTTGATGCTCTTGGAGATGTTGGCCAGTGGGCTCGTGGGATCGACGAAGCGCCACATAGAGTAGAACTCGTTCTTCGCCAGCGGAAGCGCGATCTTCGTCGACTTGCCCAGCAGATACGCCGCATGCTTTATGCGCTCCCAGTCCACGAAGAAGGAGGCGACGTTGGTCAGCTTCTCCGAGTTGGACAGCTGTTTGCCAGTTTCGCTGTACGCACCCGTCCTCATCATTACGTTAGCGACGCCGTGCAGCATCACGCAGCAGTAGTTAAAGAAGAGGTTGCCTACGTTCGGGTCGAGACCCGCTAGCAGATCCATCGGGCCCGTCACGCAGTTCCCACCGCACAAAAAGTAGTCGAAGCACGCGTCCCGCAAGGCTGGGCTGCTGAGGACGGAGTAAAGAGCCCACGACAGTAGATTGATGCAGCAACTGTGGGTGTAGCGGTAGCGCGCATAGTTCAAAATGGCGGCCTGCATCTTGTCCTCGATGGCGGCCATCTCCTCCTGGTTGACGGAGCGCAGTGACTGGATACCATTCAAGCTGTTTGCCAGGCGAATTGCGTCGCGGAAGCAGCACGTCATGCCACCGCCCGTCAGCGGGTGCCGTTGGTTGGCATGGTCGCCGATGCCAACGTAGCCCTTGATGGAGGGAAACGCAGGCGGATAGCGCGCCATAGGCATGCTGCGCAGACTCTTTGTGTCTTTTGATACCCGAACAAACTCTTCGCGCATGTTCTCCggcaggcgcggcgccacGTCCTGGATGAGCCACTCGCTCTGCTTCTCGAGGCTGGGCAATGTGGGCTTGTTGTAGTCCACCAGTAAGCGCAGTTCGTTGTCGTCCAGGCGGTATGACAGAATCGGGCCCGTCTTGCCGAGGAAGACCGCCCCGCGCTGCTCCTTGGGCAAACGCACCGTCTTGAGCACGAGGCCAATAAAGTGCGAGTGGTAGTCGTAGGCAGGGGTGTAGTGCTGGTAGCGGCTTTTCCACTTGGACATGCCACCATCGCACATGACAACTAGCGGTGCCGTGGCAACCTTGCGCACCGTCGGGGCCACGCGGTTGGCCTTGGGCGGGTCCTCGCGGAACGGATTGGCTGGCACCTCATACTTCTCCGCTACCGTGTACTCGACGCCGTAGGCGCGCTCGCCGAAGGAGAGGCCCTCCGTCAAGATGTTGTTGACGGTGCCCTCGATCATCGTAACATTCGCCTTGCACTTGTGGAAGACGTGCGAGCGCAGACTCTGCACAAAGTCGCCGAA harbors:
- a CDS encoding squalene monooxygenase-like protein, translated to MLYFFAAVLCAVSALLLLNRALSRLRWSPARTSYDYDVIIVGGSIAGPVLAKALSEQGRKVLMVERTLFTKPDRIVGELLQPGGLNALKEVGMKECAETIGMPCRGYVVVDHKGNHVELPYRKGASGVSFHFGDFVQSLRSHVFHKCKANVTMIEGTVNNILTEGLSFGERAYGVEYTVAEKYEVPANPFREDPPKANRVAPTVRKVATAPLVVMCDGGMSKWKSRYQHYTPAYDYHSHFIGLVLKTVRLPKEQRGAVFLGKTGPILSYRLDDNELRLLVDYNKPTLPSLEKQSEWLIQDVAPRLPENMREEFVRVSKDTKSLRSMPMARYPPAFPSIKGYVGIGDHANQRHPLTGGGMTCCFRDAIRLANSLNGIQSLRSVNQEEMAAIEDKMQAAILNYARYRYTHSCCINLLSWALYSVLSSPALRDACFDYFLCGGNCVTGPMDLLAGLDPNVGNLFFNYCCVMLHGVANVMMRTGAYSETGKQLSNSEKLTNVASFFVDWERIKHAAYLLGKSTKIALPLAKNEFYSMWRFVDPTSPLANISKSIKTMVYTRQFNGKQRKPVGL
- a CDS encoding MCAK-like kinesin, putative: MESQLKQLLVQGGLEHTVQGFVDGGVTSVQQLKQLTMQDYHSVGVIVMTDRRKLFELIQFLKRDRANGSGGGMTPAAPVASTGPKSPPPATEPASRVQAAIQAPALPARIPTPLRRATPTEAMQRRERERVAEQPRPMSAQRRDPNTDDGENAVRPAAAPAKPVSRPVSRVGASSPSPFGRRATGEGGNAQRRRASRITVVIRKRPLNASEQADGLYDILATDPDNNHIITLLEPRQKVDLTRYIEKHRFTYDKVMDDRKTNRDVYEEACKPLIETVFEGGCATCFAYGQTGSGKTYTMLGKDKQEGLYLMAAKDLWSRLSRGMGINVSFFEIYGGKLYDLLNERERLACREDSRGVINVCGLTEHRVDSTDHLMEIIDYGNTIRAAGSTGMNADSSRSHAILHITIVNEKNRFFGRFTFIDLAGSERGADTLDSDRTTRLEGAEINKSLFALKECIRALDQNHRHIPFRGSKLTAVLRDCFMGNSRTVMIGNISPASGSCEHTLNTLRYADRVKELKKDKSSHSAAEEIMMGQMPTEHVETVGISGSFAQRRAKERVITSSRSSSQTRTREPGTPNQKMVNSFHRHGDDSSDNTLRSNRSFGSRPVTSSSPQKKSYHRPTPTHSRGPSGMSSAMPTPMGDDSRYDSGDSLDAEEDNLILAHRHHIDCMMELLKDEMTQLNAAENPENSMSGYCRRVDAILSSQVRRIEELRRQLDQYTRHAGAAGRR